The following coding sequences are from one Luteimonas sp. S4-F44 window:
- a CDS encoding NAD(P)H-dependent glycerol-3-phosphate dehydrogenase: MTDRATAVAVLGAGSWGTALASLIARNGHPTTLWGRDAATVEAIDQRHENPRYLPGIPLPERLRATTDLARALDGAGLILVVVPSHAFRETLAELAPLRAPGVGISWATKGFEPGSGRFLHEVAGELVGDDVPLAVVTGPSFAKEVASGLPTAVTVQSEDEDFARSVADVLHGPSFRAYTGTDMRGAELGGAMKNVLAVATGAADGMELGLNARTGLITRGLNEMLRLNRAIGGRPETLMGLAGLGDLVLTCSGDLSRNRRLGLALGRGERLEDAVRAIGQVVESVQTADEVMRLANRHEIELPISSNVQAVLHGEISPAEGLARLMARERKPEYTGALF; encoded by the coding sequence GTGACCGATCGCGCGACTGCCGTCGCGGTGCTGGGCGCGGGCTCCTGGGGCACCGCGCTCGCCTCGCTGATCGCCCGCAACGGTCACCCCACCACGCTGTGGGGCCGGGACGCGGCGACGGTCGAGGCGATCGACCAGCGCCATGAGAATCCGCGCTACCTGCCCGGCATCCCATTGCCTGAGCGGTTGCGCGCGACCACCGACCTGGCACGCGCGCTCGATGGCGCCGGGCTGATCCTGGTCGTGGTGCCTTCGCATGCGTTCCGCGAGACGCTGGCCGAGCTGGCGCCGCTGCGGGCGCCGGGCGTCGGCATCTCGTGGGCGACCAAGGGCTTCGAGCCCGGCTCGGGCCGGTTCCTGCACGAGGTCGCCGGCGAACTGGTCGGCGACGATGTGCCGCTGGCCGTGGTCACCGGGCCGTCGTTCGCCAAGGAGGTCGCGTCCGGGCTGCCGACTGCGGTGACGGTGCAATCCGAGGACGAGGATTTCGCCCGCAGCGTCGCCGATGTGCTGCACGGGCCGAGCTTCCGCGCCTACACCGGCACCGACATGCGCGGCGCCGAGCTCGGTGGTGCGATGAAAAACGTGCTGGCGGTCGCCACCGGTGCGGCCGACGGCATGGAATTGGGCCTTAACGCCCGCACCGGCCTGATCACCCGTGGCCTCAACGAGATGCTGCGCCTGAACCGTGCGATCGGCGGTCGCCCGGAGACGCTGATGGGGCTGGCGGGCCTGGGCGATCTGGTGCTGACGTGTTCGGGCGATCTGTCGCGCAATCGCCGGCTGGGCCTGGCCCTGGGCCGGGGCGAACGGCTCGAGGATGCGGTGCGCGCGATCGGCCAGGTGGTCGAGTCGGTGCAGACGGCCGACGAGGTCATGCGATTGGCGAACCGCCACGAGATCGAATTGCCGATCTCGAGCAATGTCCAGGCCGTGCTGCACGGGGAGATCAGCCCTGCCGAGGGCCTCGCCCGGCTGATGGCCCGCGAACGCAAGCCCGAATACACCGGCGCGCTGTTCTAA
- the secB gene encoding protein-export chaperone SecB: MSEEQANNGANGAAPEQPAGAQFSVEKIYVKDVSFESPKAPQIFNEQAQPQLNMNLNQSVQRVGDNAYEVVLAITLTCTIGEDDNNTVYVAEVKQAGVFGLAGFDSGTLDALLGTQCPNVLYPYARQLIGDLIQAGGFPPFLLQPINFDALYAEGLRQRGNQQAAGQPTTDQIGNA; encoded by the coding sequence ATGTCCGAAGAACAGGCCAACAACGGCGCCAACGGCGCAGCGCCGGAGCAGCCGGCCGGCGCGCAGTTCAGTGTCGAGAAGATCTACGTCAAGGACGTCTCGTTCGAGTCGCCCAAGGCCCCGCAGATCTTCAACGAGCAGGCCCAGCCGCAGCTCAACATGAACCTCAACCAGAGCGTGCAGCGCGTGGGCGACAACGCCTATGAGGTCGTGCTGGCGATCACCCTGACCTGCACGATCGGCGAAGACGACAACAACACCGTCTACGTCGCCGAGGTCAAGCAGGCCGGCGTCTTCGGCCTGGCCGGTTTCGACAGCGGCACGCTCGACGCGCTGCTGGGTACGCAGTGCCCGAACGTGCTCTACCCCTACGCGCGTCAGCTGATCGGCGACCTGATCCAGGCCGGTGGCTTCCCGCCCTTCCTGCTGCAGCCGATCAACTTCGACGCGCTGTACGCCGAGGGCCTGCGCCAGCGCGGCAACCAGCAGGCCGCCGGCCAGCCGACGACCGACCAGATCGGCAACGCCTGA
- a CDS encoding rhodanese-like domain-containing protein yields MNFEELLAFLGRNQMLSLILAVLTVAIVFNEISRLFRGFKALRPAELTALVNRDNALVVDLRPSADFGKGHIPGSKNVQMSQLDPESKQLAAAKALPVVLVCKTGSTAGDAAKRLKKAGFQNVYVLDGGIAGWQQADLPLVKGRG; encoded by the coding sequence GTGAACTTCGAAGAACTGCTGGCCTTCCTGGGCCGAAACCAGATGTTGTCGCTGATCCTCGCCGTGCTCACGGTGGCGATCGTCTTCAATGAGATCTCGCGGCTGTTCCGCGGCTTCAAGGCCCTGCGCCCGGCCGAGCTGACCGCGCTTGTGAACCGCGACAACGCGCTGGTCGTCGACCTGCGCCCGAGCGCCGACTTCGGCAAGGGCCATATTCCCGGCTCCAAGAACGTGCAGATGAGCCAGTTAGACCCGGAGAGCAAACAGCTCGCCGCGGCCAAGGCGCTGCCGGTCGTGCTGGTGTGCAAGACCGGCAGCACCGCCGGCGATGCCGCCAAACGCCTGAAGAAGGCCGGCTTCCAGAACGTCTACGTACTCGACGGCGGCATCGCCGGCTGGCAGCAAGCCGATCTGCCGCTGGTCAAGGGCCGCGGCTGA